The proteins below come from a single Papaver somniferum cultivar HN1 chromosome 11, ASM357369v1, whole genome shotgun sequence genomic window:
- the LOC113320601 gene encoding uncharacterized protein LOC113320601, translating into MDDFDDDFGQHMKGEHDVDLFPEEEVFTPVDPSKMEVKTRFANKEAFKKHHRGYCVLNKCQYILDRSAPSRIKAECRFKTEHDCPWFVYASKKEGEKTFVLRKVNLEHKCEGDPQNRNRSADPHFVKDFVLDQMKNKPKKVVPDPYKIKEDFLAEKRVNIPYQCAWKARNLVLESLYGNYKESYNEVPAFCKMFTKCNDGSVAKFTFDTVNNTFESMTLSFEPAMRGWRKACRGFIGLDACHLTGEYGGVLMAATALDGQNGLVMLGIMVCTAETKENWIIFLKHLKDAILAHPVKVAFISDRQKGLLEAVGIVFPGHHHRYCWRHLYKNFKKDYKGLELYSSLWNAPKAYKEKHFQEHFDNIVKQSAAAGAYLSREDPATWSRAFFNPIHCCEHMNNNFSESFNNMINKMRNKPIIMIGIMYANLVMGTWYNRRMNLHHG; encoded by the exons ATGGATgactttgatgatgattttggtcaGCACATGAAGGGTGAGCATGATGTAGATCTTTTccctgaagaagaagtttttactCCAGTAGATCCTAGCAAAATGGAGGTAAAAACTAGATTTGCAAATAAGGAAGCATTTAAGAAACATCACAGGGGTTATTGTGTTCTTAATAAGTGTCAATATATTTTGGATAGAAGTGCTCCCTCTAGAATTAAGGCTGAGTGTAGGTTTAAAACAGAACATGATTGTCCTTGGTTTGTGTATGCTAGCAAGAAAGAGGGTGAGAAGACTTTTGTTCTTAGGAAAGTGAATTTGGAACATAAGTGTGAAGGGGATCCCCAAAATAGGAATAGATCTGCTGATCCTCATTTTGTAAAGGATTTTGTTCTTGATCAGATGAAGAATAAGCCTAAAAAAGTTGTTCCAGACCCTTATAAAATCAAGGAAGACTTCTTAGCTGAAAAGAGAGTAAATATACCATATCAGTGTGCATGGAAGGCTAGGAATCTAGTTTTAGAGTCATTATATGGGAACTATAAAGAAAGTTACAATGAAGTACCAGCATTCTGCAAGATGTTTACTAAATGCAATGATGGGTCTGTTGCTAAGTTCACTTTTGACACAGTGAATAACACCTTTGAAAGCATGACACTCTCATTTGAACCTGCAATGAGGGGTTGGCGAAAAGCATGCAGGGGATTTATAGGGCTTGATGCCTGCCATCTAACAGGGGAATATGGGGGAGTATTGATGGCTGCAACTGCACTTGATGGACAGAATGGGTTAGTAATGTTAGGAATTATGGTATGCACAGCTGAAACAAAGGAAaattggatcatttttttgaagcatttgaagGATGCAATATTAGCACATCCAGTGAAAGTGGCTTTCATTTCAGATAGGCAAAAAGGTTTATTGGAAGCTGTTGGTATAGTGTTCCCTGGCCATCACCACAGATACTGTTGGAG ACATTTATACAAAAATTTCAAGAAGGATTACAAGGGTCTTGAATTATACAGTTCTTTATGGAATGCACCAAAAGCATACAAAGAAAAGCATTTTCAG GAACATTTTGACAATATTGTGAAACAGAGTGCTGCAGCTGGTGCTTATCTCAGTAGAGAAGATCCTGCTACATGGTCCAGGGCCTTTTTTAACCCTATTCACTGTTGTGAACatatgaacaacaatttttcagaGTCTTTTAACAATATGATCAACAAGATGAGAAATAAACCAATTATAATGATAGGAATAATGTATGCTAACTTAGTGATGGGTACATGGTACAATAGGAGGATGAATCTGCATCATGGGTAG
- the LOC113324142 gene encoding uncharacterized protein LOC113324142, translating to MSTSAGSGNFCSLPFTNITNFVSMKFDGSNYLLWRDQFEGVLISTDLFGYVNGELVEPPRNITVNGVETINQEWVSWRNFRTQYLAIKNMLRAQLHGIKKGNQSVVVYLQNIKTITDSFAAIGAKVSNEDLMMFVMNGLSSDYDVFVISSQNRETPYTFGELKEKLLSHEQFLDERQHQHQNVYDEQNTIAMYARNNSNGSHLNGRN from the exons ATGTCAACTTCCGCTGGATCTGGTAACTTTTGTTCTCTTCCATTTACAAATATTACAAATTTTGTTTCAATGAAGTTCGATGGGTCGAATTACTTGTTATGGCGTGATCAATTTGAAGGGGTATTGATTTCTACAGATCTTTTTGGATATGTAAATGGTGAATTAGTTGAACCACCACGTAATATAACTGTTAATGGAGTTGAAACCATAAATCAAGAATGGGTATCTTGGAGAAA TTTTAGAACTCAGTATCTTGCCATAAAAAATATGTTAAGAGCTCAATTACATGGTATTAAGAAGGGTAATCAGTCAGTTGTGGTATATCTTCAAAATATCAAAACTATAACTGATTCTTTTGCTGCAATTGGTGCAAAAGTTAGTAATGAAGATTTAATGATGTTTGTTATGAATGGGTTGAGTAGTGATTATGATGTATTTGTCATATCCTCACAAAATAGAGAAACTCCATATACTTTTGGAgagttaaaagaaaaattactATCACATGAGCAATTTCTGGATGAAAGACAGCATCAACATCAGAATGTGTATGATGAACAAAATACTATTGCTATGTATGCAAGAAATAATTCAAATGGGTCTCATTTGAATGGAAGAAATTGA